In Oceaniferula flava, one genomic interval encodes:
- a CDS encoding substrate-binding domain-containing protein, producing the protein MSMRSDGCDWEVWVMPMIHEKRQLAACLEGRTIAGVIARGLNKELQDFLVELEVPLVAIRGSDSSDEDVSNGLHVDDEAIGGKAGAEFEHLNLDYWGFVHWQGVAWSEARLKSFQAYADFRGATNSILSLDASERQVWDGVTKIRDWLLELPKPCGILACNDEAGVDVLHACQLAELSVPDQVAVIGVDNDRLLCESAVPPLSSIDLQAGDVGKAAAMQLRSLLGHEEVESVHISQSSIVVRESSHEIDRYLLTYQKAMDFIASKAVSGISVAEVALSCGVSRRGVERAFEKYSSETPAGVIRQQRLAAILHLLKSQPLNLEHLAQQTGFSDPAGLSNFIKRMTGKPPGAFRQDH; encoded by the coding sequence ATGTCGATGCGCTCGGATGGCTGCGACTGGGAAGTCTGGGTGATGCCGATGATTCACGAAAAACGACAGTTAGCGGCCTGCCTCGAGGGGCGGACCATTGCAGGCGTGATCGCTCGCGGGCTCAATAAAGAGCTCCAAGATTTCCTCGTGGAGCTGGAAGTTCCCTTGGTGGCCATTCGAGGATCGGACTCCAGCGATGAGGATGTTTCCAATGGCCTGCACGTCGATGATGAAGCGATCGGCGGCAAGGCGGGGGCGGAATTCGAGCACCTCAATCTCGACTACTGGGGGTTTGTGCACTGGCAGGGCGTGGCGTGGTCGGAGGCGCGGTTGAAATCATTCCAGGCCTACGCCGATTTCCGTGGTGCGACCAACAGCATCCTTTCGCTGGATGCCAGCGAGCGCCAAGTTTGGGACGGGGTGACCAAGATCCGCGACTGGCTTCTCGAGCTGCCGAAGCCCTGCGGGATTTTGGCCTGCAATGATGAAGCCGGGGTGGATGTCTTGCACGCCTGTCAGCTCGCCGAGCTGAGTGTGCCGGACCAGGTGGCGGTGATTGGGGTGGACAACGATCGACTCCTCTGTGAGTCCGCCGTGCCGCCGCTGAGCAGCATCGACCTGCAAGCTGGCGATGTCGGTAAGGCCGCAGCGATGCAGTTGCGTAGTTTGTTAGGTCATGAAGAGGTCGAAAGCGTGCATATCAGCCAGTCGTCCATCGTGGTGAGGGAGTCGAGTCACGAGATCGACCGCTACTTGCTGACCTATCAGAAAGCGATGGACTTCATTGCCAGCAAGGCGGTCAGCGGCATTTCGGTGGCGGAGGTGGCATTGAGCTGTGGGGTTTCGCGCCGCGGGGTAGAGCGGGCCTTTGAAAAATACTCCAGTGAGACTCCCGCGGGAGTGATCCGGCAGCAGCGCTTGGCCGCGATCCTGCATTTGTTGAAAAGTCAGCCCCTGAACCTGGAGCATCTCGCTCAGCAGACTGGGTTCTCTGATCCGGCTGGCCTGTCCAACTTCATCAAGCGCATGACCGGCAAGCCGCCGGGCGCATTCCGCCAAGATCATTGA
- a CDS encoding vWA domain-containing protein, translated as MAIHANLSPEAQLRLQSQLRTSTLSSLLISILTVVLVGLLLMFFLLPSIEEVTPEIVTRRGEEAEVTKTPEKQMQRKVQPKPSSPSFSMAKVMAANVVSQLSMPVPDTHAEISLDLGNGDGLGDGWGNGEEWGEGGPGTTFFGQDVKAERVVYVIDYSRSMNGKRIRLLKKELMKSVNQLPDGTQYQLIFFAGPAWLAGDQVTMAGDRKSAEVISGERSYRWESPRGGAHSWEPKGSKQRALWLSADVKQLKLSSAAIEETPLVWGTDWARPLEMALEMKPTPQVICFMTDGAVGGAAEQVAKSIARKAKSRDCKINTVALMQPGAESAMKEMAEISGGQYALVDERGQVKK; from the coding sequence ATGGCTATACACGCAAACTTGTCCCCCGAAGCTCAACTGCGGCTGCAGTCCCAGCTGCGCACCTCCACCTTGAGCAGTCTGTTGATTTCCATTCTCACGGTGGTCTTGGTCGGGCTGTTGCTGATGTTTTTCCTGCTGCCGAGCATCGAGGAAGTCACTCCTGAAATTGTCACCCGCCGCGGCGAGGAGGCGGAGGTGACGAAGACGCCTGAAAAGCAAATGCAGCGGAAAGTGCAGCCGAAACCATCATCCCCATCGTTTTCCATGGCGAAGGTGATGGCGGCGAACGTGGTTTCCCAGCTCTCCATGCCCGTCCCTGACACACACGCGGAAATCTCGCTGGACTTGGGTAATGGCGACGGTCTGGGGGACGGCTGGGGAAATGGTGAAGAGTGGGGTGAGGGAGGACCCGGAACCACGTTTTTTGGCCAGGATGTGAAGGCCGAGCGGGTGGTATATGTGATCGATTACTCGCGTTCGATGAATGGAAAACGCATTCGTTTGCTGAAAAAGGAGCTGATGAAGTCTGTGAATCAACTCCCGGACGGCACCCAGTATCAGCTGATCTTTTTTGCCGGGCCAGCGTGGTTGGCGGGCGATCAGGTGACCATGGCTGGCGATCGGAAATCAGCCGAGGTAATTAGCGGCGAGCGCAGTTACCGTTGGGAATCGCCACGCGGTGGTGCGCATTCCTGGGAACCCAAAGGCAGTAAACAGCGCGCGCTTTGGCTCAGCGCGGATGTCAAACAGCTCAAGCTTTCCAGCGCCGCGATTGAGGAGACACCTTTGGTGTGGGGGACCGACTGGGCAAGGCCGCTGGAGATGGCATTGGAAATGAAACCCACTCCGCAAGTAATCTGCTTCATGACCGATGGGGCCGTAGGCGGTGCCGCCGAGCAAGTGGCCAAGAGCATCGCGCGCAAAGCAAAATCACGTGATTGCAAAATCAACACTGTCGCCTTGATGCAGCCTGGAGCAGAGAGCGCCATGAAGGAAATGGCCGAGATCAGCGGCGGTCAATACGCTCTGGTCGACGAAAGAGGTCAGGTGAAGAAGTAA
- a CDS encoding PEP-CTERM sorting domain-containing protein (PEP-CTERM proteins occur, often in large numbers, in the proteomes of bacteria that also encode an exosortase, a predicted intramembrane cysteine proteinase. The presence of a PEP-CTERM domain at a protein's C-terminus predicts cleavage within the sorting domain, followed by covalent anchoring to some some component of the (usually Gram-negative) cell surface. Many PEP-CTERM proteins exhibit an unusual sequence composition that includes large numbers of potential glycosylation sites. Expression of one such protein has been shown restore the ability of a bacterium to form floc, a type of biofilm.): MSQKLFLKKLMFSPLAAAILSGPAFAATPIIDEDFTGLSGSLPNDGGNPVDNQDAWFRTGGATSTDFDGSVDGSAIHMGFRYHNTNANFVSSSTWDITATYTFSFDYITSNTQLNGTLPSWQIGAGDGTDRFLSDLVDSGSFISTAGTHDVNITITSTDLINAGVTMGDNIYIRFEKPGDGGALRSAVYQVDNVNLSVVPEPSSAALLGLGGLALILRRRK; encoded by the coding sequence ATGTCACAAAAACTATTCCTCAAAAAACTTATGTTCAGCCCGCTGGCGGCTGCCATCCTCAGCGGCCCGGCCTTCGCCGCTACTCCAATCATCGACGAAGACTTCACTGGTCTGAGCGGCTCACTCCCAAATGATGGCGGAAACCCAGTCGATAACCAGGACGCTTGGTTCCGCACTGGAGGCGCCACCTCCACGGACTTCGACGGCTCGGTGGACGGCAGCGCGATTCACATGGGATTCCGCTACCATAACACAAATGCCAACTTTGTCTCATCCAGTACATGGGACATCACTGCTACTTACACCTTCAGCTTCGATTATATCACCAGCAACACGCAGCTTAATGGCACCCTGCCGTCGTGGCAAATTGGCGCTGGTGACGGAACTGACCGGTTTCTTTCTGACCTCGTCGATTCAGGCAGCTTCATTTCCACCGCCGGCACGCACGATGTTAACATCACCATCACCTCGACGGATCTGATTAATGCCGGGGTGACAATGGGCGACAATATCTATATCAGATTTGAGAAGCCTGGTGATGGTGGTGCCTTACGCTCAGCTGTCTACCAGGTTGACAACGTCAACCTGTCAGTGGTTCCCGAGCCTTCCTCGGCTGCCTTGCTCGGACTCGGGGGGCTCGCGCTGATCCTCCGTCGCCGGAAGTAA
- a CDS encoding tetratricopeptide repeat-containing sulfotransferase family protein: MNYWMSYCGRLASRQHGKELVRVLRKTAKLVHKKDAPKFHLAAARLLTKAWKYEEAERHWTLAERATTTAEPAAAGLARMLERANRVQNALALLPRLGTELATLPLRAKLHRRAGDADAALEIVSDLARCERDMEPATAAEAWHEKFRIHDALGDYESAWAALLKSKEASRQAIGISRQQQWLASRRKTFARMRMVMDSLDRDTVRRWLDEGDATDLSPWYVMLGMPRSGTTLLENMLETHSEVISTDERDALAATILEPVTKGFSVPADEKFAANQFINYLDHIRPDTAARGHEAYREELKRQMDTYQPNKVLLDKNPGLMESVMLFPRLLPGASYIVPFRDPRAVLWSTFQVFIDAPSEISVFWTNAEDLAEVYEHTMQVWWKMRELLPQERFTECRYESLVENPQKEGRVVTDFMGLNWQEEQASPQEHVATKQLVLSPSYDSVTEAPHNKAVEKWKRYEPWIGQAVQRLDPWLEKLGYS; this comes from the coding sequence GTGAATTACTGGATGAGCTACTGTGGGCGTCTGGCCAGCAGGCAGCATGGCAAAGAGCTTGTCCGAGTGCTGCGCAAAACCGCAAAGCTTGTACACAAGAAGGATGCACCAAAATTCCACTTGGCAGCTGCCCGGCTGCTAACGAAGGCGTGGAAATACGAAGAAGCCGAGAGACACTGGACGCTGGCCGAACGGGCGACAACTACAGCTGAACCAGCCGCCGCCGGACTCGCTCGCATGCTCGAACGGGCAAACCGAGTGCAGAATGCGTTAGCTTTGCTTCCACGGTTAGGCACGGAGCTGGCGACGCTGCCACTGCGAGCGAAACTCCACCGCCGCGCAGGCGATGCGGATGCCGCTCTGGAGATCGTTTCAGACTTGGCTCGCTGCGAGCGTGATATGGAACCCGCCACCGCGGCCGAGGCTTGGCACGAGAAATTCCGCATTCATGACGCATTGGGCGATTATGAAAGCGCCTGGGCTGCCCTGCTGAAATCCAAAGAAGCATCGCGCCAAGCCATCGGCATTTCGCGCCAGCAACAATGGCTGGCTAGCCGCCGGAAAACATTCGCCAGAATGCGCATGGTCATGGATAGCCTGGATCGGGACACGGTCAGGAGGTGGCTGGACGAGGGGGATGCTACTGACCTCTCCCCGTGGTATGTCATGCTGGGTATGCCGAGGTCCGGCACCACACTTCTGGAAAACATGCTCGAGACCCACAGCGAGGTGATATCCACCGATGAGCGCGATGCTCTGGCGGCGACCATACTTGAGCCTGTGACCAAGGGATTTTCTGTGCCAGCGGATGAAAAATTCGCGGCCAACCAGTTCATCAACTATCTGGACCATATCCGCCCTGATACCGCGGCAAGAGGACACGAGGCCTACCGCGAGGAGTTGAAACGCCAGATGGATACCTACCAGCCGAATAAAGTGCTCCTAGACAAGAACCCAGGATTAATGGAGTCCGTCATGCTGTTTCCCCGCCTGCTTCCGGGGGCAAGTTACATTGTGCCATTCCGCGATCCAAGAGCGGTGCTGTGGTCCACCTTCCAAGTATTCATTGACGCGCCAAGCGAGATTAGCGTGTTCTGGACGAATGCAGAAGATCTCGCAGAGGTGTATGAACACACCATGCAGGTATGGTGGAAAATGCGGGAACTACTGCCGCAGGAGCGCTTCACCGAGTGCCGCTATGAGTCACTGGTTGAAAATCCGCAGAAAGAAGGCCGCGTGGTCACTGATTTCATGGGACTGAATTGGCAGGAAGAGCAGGCAAGTCCACAAGAACATGTCGCTACCAAGCAGCTGGTGCTCTCGCCAAGCTATGATTCGGTCACCGAAGCACCGCACAACAAAGCGGTGGAAAAATGGAAAAGATACGAGCCATGGATCGGGCAGGCAGTACAGCGCCTGGATCCATGGCTCGAGAAACTTGGTTATTCCTGA
- a CDS encoding platelet-activating factor acetylhydrolase IB subunit translates to MILKSTLVAAMFCSSLVQLHAQAPAAPTQEAEANSATTPADKLKSAWWKKRHEQKVAAAKKAKVDLLFIGDSITHAWERGGAKIWKEYYAPRNAFNIGFSGDRTQNVLWRLDNGEMAGMKPKVAIIMIGTNNTGHSMQKAEETAAGIKAIIDRVHQQNPKTKVLLLAIFPRGAQPDHKMRVLNDKVNEIIKGYAEDERITYLDLAPSFLEDDGVLSKKVMPDLLHPRAHGYQIWAEAMEPTLKTLLEEK, encoded by the coding sequence ATGATTCTCAAATCCACTCTCGTCGCAGCCATGTTCTGCAGCAGCCTAGTTCAGCTCCACGCCCAAGCACCTGCAGCTCCCACGCAAGAGGCCGAGGCCAACTCCGCCACCACACCAGCCGACAAATTAAAATCCGCCTGGTGGAAAAAACGCCACGAGCAGAAAGTCGCCGCCGCGAAGAAGGCCAAGGTGGACCTCCTGTTCATCGGCGACTCCATCACCCATGCCTGGGAACGAGGTGGCGCGAAGATCTGGAAAGAATACTACGCCCCGCGCAATGCCTTCAACATCGGCTTCTCTGGCGACCGCACCCAGAATGTGCTGTGGCGACTGGACAACGGCGAGATGGCCGGCATGAAACCCAAGGTGGCCATCATCATGATCGGCACCAATAACACCGGTCACTCGATGCAAAAAGCCGAGGAAACGGCGGCCGGCATCAAGGCGATCATCGATCGGGTGCATCAGCAGAACCCCAAGACCAAGGTGCTACTGCTCGCCATTTTCCCACGTGGCGCTCAGCCCGATCACAAAATGCGTGTGCTCAATGACAAGGTGAACGAGATCATCAAAGGCTACGCCGAGGACGAACGCATCACCTACCTCGATCTCGCACCCAGCTTCCTGGAGGACGATGGTGTGCTCAGCAAAAAAGTCATGCCGGATTTGCTCCACCCGCGCGCCCACGGCTACCAAATCTGGGCCGAGGCCATGGAGCCAACCCTGAAAACGCTGCTCGAAGAGAAGTAA
- a CDS encoding Minf_1886 family protein gives MQPTQFMDAVKSVLARDKRFDIGAYYFLKDALDFTVKRAMDNNDGQHRHVTASELLHGFRDLAMQEFGPMATTMMSEWGVKDCTDIGNMVFALIEEGAFGKQDSDTPEDFANLFSLHDTLAAPFLPKKPATSAS, from the coding sequence ATGCAGCCGACTCAGTTTATGGATGCCGTGAAATCCGTGCTCGCACGTGACAAGCGCTTTGACATTGGTGCCTATTACTTCCTCAAGGACGCCTTGGATTTCACCGTCAAGCGGGCCATGGATAACAACGATGGCCAGCACCGCCACGTCACCGCCAGCGAGCTGCTGCACGGATTCCGCGATCTCGCGATGCAGGAGTTCGGCCCCATGGCCACCACCATGATGAGCGAGTGGGGCGTGAAAGATTGCACCGATATCGGCAACATGGTCTTCGCCCTGATTGAAGAGGGAGCCTTCGGCAAACAGGATTCGGACACCCCCGAGGACTTTGCCAACCTGTTCTCCCTGCACGACACCCTCGCCGCCCCCTTCCTGCCGAAAAAGCCAGCCACATCCGCGAGCTAA
- a CDS encoding S9 family peptidase, whose translation MIRTLILLSYLLQVQAQATSTAEYSQKWKQASQLSKETVTNLKPAFRWVDGALAFKKQSRDPQSGKITEQWVQVQLADGQAEEGIDPKQLPKQSAETKKRPSRKSSRRGKKSDSRQDSPDGQWRASIEDGRVFLQKLGSDSAKKPLGAASENGSYYTGPISWSPSSTHFMARHVQPGQRRTITLVESSPKKQLQPKLLTVRYDKPGDHIDRTEPRIFSLDGQSEHAPDPKLTADQYSLGEAEWNHDGSALLYEYIERGFGKHYLISMDAKSGEQRLIAKEESDTYIHVYGIRYHKDLTETGEIIWGSDRDGWRHLYLLDAKSGSVKHRITQGNWFVRDVIDVDTEARQLVFSASGKNPGEDPYHLHYYRVNFDGSELTALTQGDGTHKLEFSPDGSHYIDTWSRVDHPPVYELRRSADGSLVRELLRADASSWAQHGLRMPERFHCKDRNGRFDVWGVIITPPNYDPNKKYPVIEHIYAGPHSAFVPKAFRTSYHLMTEFAAEGFVVVQIDALGTNYRHHDFTHFCYKNLVDSGFPDRIKWIKAAAATRPYIDTSRVGILGGSAGGQSSTAAMLHHGEFYKAAASDCGCHDNRMDKIWWNEQWMDWPIGPHYEQQANSTHAAKLQGALMLTVGELDTNVDPSSTTQLVDALLKADKDFEYYLVPGAGHGCGEKPHMRRKRIEFFKKHLGGVQ comes from the coding sequence ATGATTCGAACGCTCATCCTTCTCAGCTACCTACTCCAGGTCCAGGCGCAGGCGACCAGCACTGCGGAATACAGCCAAAAGTGGAAACAGGCCTCGCAGCTGTCCAAGGAAACGGTCACCAACCTGAAACCGGCATTCCGCTGGGTGGACGGTGCCTTGGCATTCAAAAAGCAATCGCGCGATCCCCAAAGCGGCAAGATCACCGAGCAGTGGGTCCAGGTTCAGCTGGCGGATGGTCAGGCCGAGGAAGGGATCGATCCCAAACAGCTGCCGAAACAGTCGGCTGAAACCAAAAAACGTCCGTCACGCAAATCGTCTAGGCGCGGGAAAAAATCCGACAGTCGCCAGGACTCACCGGACGGCCAGTGGCGCGCCAGCATCGAGGACGGTCGGGTCTTTCTGCAAAAGCTCGGCAGCGACTCCGCCAAAAAGCCGCTCGGAGCTGCCAGCGAGAACGGCAGCTACTACACCGGACCCATCAGCTGGAGCCCGAGCTCCACACACTTCATGGCCCGCCACGTCCAGCCCGGCCAACGGCGCACCATCACCCTGGTGGAATCGTCACCGAAGAAACAGTTGCAGCCGAAGCTTCTCACCGTGCGTTACGACAAACCGGGCGACCACATCGATCGCACCGAACCGCGCATTTTCAGCCTCGATGGTCAATCCGAGCACGCCCCCGATCCCAAGCTCACCGCGGATCAATACAGCCTGGGTGAGGCCGAGTGGAACCACGATGGCAGCGCGCTGCTCTACGAATACATCGAGCGGGGCTTCGGCAAACACTACCTCATCTCGATGGATGCCAAAAGCGGCGAACAGCGACTCATCGCCAAAGAAGAAAGCGATACCTACATCCACGTTTACGGCATCCGCTACCACAAGGACCTCACCGAAACGGGCGAAATCATCTGGGGATCGGATCGCGACGGCTGGCGCCACCTCTACCTACTCGATGCCAAAAGCGGCAGCGTGAAACATCGCATCACCCAGGGAAATTGGTTTGTCCGCGATGTCATCGACGTCGACACCGAGGCCCGCCAATTGGTCTTCAGCGCCAGTGGTAAAAACCCCGGCGAAGATCCCTACCACCTCCATTACTACCGGGTGAACTTCGATGGCAGCGAGCTGACCGCACTGACGCAGGGCGACGGCACCCACAAGCTGGAGTTTTCCCCCGATGGCAGCCACTACATTGACACCTGGTCGAGAGTCGATCACCCACCGGTCTACGAGCTCCGTCGCAGCGCCGATGGATCGCTGGTCAGAGAACTCCTGCGCGCTGATGCCAGCAGCTGGGCGCAACACGGCCTGCGCATGCCTGAGAGATTCCACTGCAAAGATCGCAACGGCCGCTTCGATGTCTGGGGCGTCATCATCACACCGCCGAACTACGATCCGAACAAGAAATACCCGGTCATCGAACACATCTACGCCGGCCCGCACAGCGCCTTTGTGCCGAAGGCGTTCAGAACGTCCTACCACCTGATGACAGAATTTGCCGCGGAGGGATTTGTGGTGGTGCAGATCGACGCCCTGGGCACCAACTACCGCCACCACGACTTCACCCATTTCTGCTATAAAAACTTGGTCGACTCCGGCTTCCCGGATCGGATCAAATGGATCAAGGCCGCCGCAGCTACCCGACCCTACATCGATACCTCCCGCGTGGGCATCCTCGGGGGCTCGGCCGGTGGCCAGAGCTCGACCGCCGCCATGCTACACCACGGTGAGTTTTACAAGGCCGCCGCCTCGGATTGCGGCTGCCACGACAACCGGATGGATAAAATCTGGTGGAACGAGCAGTGGATGGACTGGCCGATCGGCCCGCATTATGAACAACAAGCGAATAGCACCCATGCCGCCAAACTCCAAGGCGCGCTGATGTTGACCGTGGGCGAGCTCGATACCAACGTCGACCCCTCATCCACCACCCAGCTGGTGGATGCCCTGCTGAAAGCGGACAAGGACTTCGAATACTACCTCGTCCCCGGCGCCGGCCACGGCTGCGGGGAAAAACCGCACATGCGGCGCAAGCGCATCGAGTTCTTCAAAAAACACCTCGGCGGAGTGCAGTAA
- a CDS encoding RNA recognition motif domain-containing protein, translated as MNIYVGNLSYGLSDNDLQNLFAEHGSVASAKIIQDRDTGRSKGFGFVEMPDDGDAQKAIEALNGQSVDGRNLTVNEARPREERPPRRDNW; from the coding sequence ATGAACATATATGTAGGTAACCTGTCTTACGGACTCAGTGATAACGATCTCCAAAACCTCTTCGCAGAGCATGGATCCGTCGCTAGCGCCAAAATTATCCAAGACAGAGACACAGGACGATCCAAAGGATTTGGATTCGTCGAAATGCCCGATGATGGCGACGCTCAAAAAGCGATCGAAGCCCTCAACGGCCAATCCGTGGACGGCAGAAACCTGACCGTCAACGAAGCTCGCCCACGCGAGGAGCGTCCACCACGTCGCGACAACTGGTAA